Proteins found in one Triticum aestivum cultivar Chinese Spring chromosome 4D, IWGSC CS RefSeq v2.1, whole genome shotgun sequence genomic segment:
- the LOC123095862 gene encoding probable serine/threonine protein kinase IREH1, whose amino-acid sequence MVFKGRFFSSRHKSSESSSPDGSNSPRTPTSAPGAASAASPASSSASSRSDKKKPKSETPKKRDKLFGSAAVAVPSPRASPASSTSSPSAAKHHLRDAAPAAALSPILASSLGLNKIKTRSGPLPHEGQRMAAALGSSNLARGHSQAGTTSGKKAVSSWADSTSAGSASNRGKGKAAEQPVQPVRGAVGTAVEAEGKSAAKAKSNSFRNHSGDLRTPPQIPATVSAYDACETPKESESPRFKAIMQATSAPRKRNPSDIKSFSHELNSKGVRPFPFLKPRGVYNLKEVLKVIQVRFEKAKEEVNTDLAVFAGDLVSVMEKYADSHPEWKETLEDLLILARSCSVMTPGELWLQCEGIVQDLDDQRQELPMGVLKKLYTRMLFILTRCTRLLQFHKESGFAEDEIVMDQRDKIIQSADNKILTQSGPHATTSRSSKSDARKSFSQEQHNLKWRRSQEIKPVKILPLDADIKKEVESPTRERISSWKPFPSPVPKPPKEPTPIKEESPTKKIDTLATIPSGVELTSPVESVSHQPLPPKHQHKTSWGHWSDQPNISEEGSIMCRICEEYIPTNYVENHSAVCAIADRCDQKGVSVDERLVRVAETLEKLVESYTQRDLINSVSSPDAAKVSNPSINEESDGASPKLSDWSRRGSADMIDYLQEADNTISLDDIKNLPSMTCKTRFGPKSDHGMATSSAGSMTPRSPLTTPRSNHIDMLLAGRSAINESNDLPQIVELADIARCIANTPLDEESALSQLVTCIEDLQEIVNRRKHEALTVQTFGTRIEKLHREKYLQLCDSVDMDKVDSSSTIMDEEDDVVRSLRASPVHPVKDRTSIDDFEIIKPISRGAFGRVFLAKKRTTGDLFAIKVLRKADMIRKNAVESILAERDILITVRNPFVVRFFYSFTSRENLYLVMEYLNGGDLYSLLRNLGCLDEDVARVYLAEVVLALEYLHSMQIVHRDLKPDNLLIAHDGHVKLTDFGLSKVGLINSTDDLSGPAVSGASLYGDDEPQMNELEEMDHRARRQKRSAVGTPDYLAPEILLGTGHGTSADWWSVGVILFELLVGIPPFNAEHPQTIFDNILNRKIPWPHVPEEMSFEAKDLIDKFLTEDPHQRLGSDGASEVKQHPFFKDVSWDTIARQKAAFVPSSDSACDTSYFTSRYSWNPSDENIYEAYEFEDSSENGSLSGSSSCVSNHQDDMGDEHGGGPTDFESGPNVNYSFSNFSFKNLSQLASINYDLLTKGLKDEPPMKPET is encoded by the exons ATGGTCTTCAAGGGCCGCTTCTTCTCGTCGCGGCACAAGTCGTCCGAGTCCTCCAGCCCCGACGGCAGCAACAGCCCGCGCACGCCCACCTCCGCGccgggggcggcctccgcggcctcgccggcctcctcctccgcctcctccagaTCCGACAAGAAGAAGCCCAAATCCGAGACCCCCAAGAAGCGCGACAAGCTCTTCGGCTCGGCCGCCGTCGCCGTGCCCTCCCCCCGGGCCTCCccggcctcctccacctccagccCCTCCGCCGCCAAGCACCACCTCAGGGATGCGGCCCCCGCCGCCGCGCTCTCGCCGATCCTCGCCTCCTCGCTCGGCCTCAACAAGATCAAGACGAGATCCGGCCCGCTGCCGCACGAGGGCCAGCGGATGGCTGCCGCGCTCGGGAGCAGCAACCTCGCGCGCGGCCACTCCCAGGCGGGGACAACCTCCGGGAAGAAGGCCGTCAGCTCGTGGGCCGATTCCACTAGTGCTGGCAGTGCTAGTAACCGGGGCAAGGGAAAGGCGGCCGAGCAGCCCGTGCAACCCGTGCGCGGCGCGGTGGGGACGGCCGTGGAAGCGGAAGGGAAGAGCGCTGCAAAAG CTAAATCTAATTCATTTCGGAACCATTCGGGAGATTTGAGGACTCCGCCCCAGATACCAGCGACCGTG TCTGCATATGATGCCTGTGAAACGCCAAAGGAATCCGAGTCTCCACGCTTCAAGGCCATTATGCAGGCTACCAGTGCACCAAGGAAGAGAAACCCTTCAGATATCAAGAGTTTTTCACATGAGTTGAACTCCAAAGGGGTCCGACCATTCCCATTCTTGAAACCTCGAGGCGTATACAACTTGAAG GAGGTGTTAAAAGTTATTCAGGTGAGGTTTGAGAAGGCAAAGGAAGAGGTAAATACAGATTTGGCAGTTTTTGCGGGAGACTTGGTTAGTGTAATGGAGAAGTACGCAGACTCTCATCCTGAGTGGAAAGAAACTTTGGAGGATTTGTTAATACTTGCACGCAGCTGCTCTGTAATGACACCCGGAGAACTTTGGCTGCAATGTGAAGGTATAGTGCAAGATTTGGATGATCAGCGTCAGGAGCTCCCAATGGGTGTGCTGAAGAAGCTTTACACTCGGATGCTCTTTATCCTTACAAGATGTACAAGGCTGCTCCAGTTTCACAAGGAGAGTGGATTTGCTGAGGATGAAATTGTTATGGATCAGCGAGATAAGATTATACAATCTGCTGATAACAAGATTTTAACCCAATCAGGTCCACATGCTACAACAAGCAGAAGTAGCAAAAGTGATGCAAGAAAATCATTCAGTCAAGAGCAGCATAATCTGAAATGGAGAAGAAGCCAGGAAATAAAACCTGTTAAGATTCTGCCCCTTGACGCTGATATCAAGAAAGAGGTTGAATCTCCAACCAGAGAACGGATTTCTTCCTGGAAACcttttccatcacctgttccaaaGCCCCCAAAAGAACCTACCCCTATTAAAGAGGAATCGCCTACTAAGAAAATAGATACACTCGCTACGATTCCTAGCGGCGTTGAGTTAACCAGTCCAGTAGAATCTGTATCACATCAACCACTTCCTCCCAAGCATCAACACAAAACTTCATGGGGACACTGGTCTGACCAGCCAAATATTTCTGAAGAGGGTTCAATAATGTGTCGCATATGTGAAGAATATATCCCTACAAATTACGTAGAAAATCATTCGGCAGTCTGTGCAATCGCTGACAGGTGTGACCAAAAAGGTGTAAGCGTTGATGAACGTTTAGTAAGAGTTGCAGAAACACTTGAAAAGTTGGTCGAGTCTTATACGCAGAGAGACCTTATCAATTCTGTCAGCAGCCCAGATGCTGCAAAAGTTTCAAATCCAAGCATCAATGAAGAATCTGATGGCGCCTCTCCAAAACTGTCTGATTGGTCTAGAAGAGGTTCTGCTGATATGATCGACTATCTCCAAGAGGCTGATAACACTATTTCGTTGGATGACATAAAAAATCTTCCTTCAATGACATGTAAGACTCGCTTTGGGCCGAAATCTGATCATGGAATGGCTACATCATCGGCAGGAAGTATGACTCCTCGATCTCCACTAACGACTCCAAGATCAAATCATATAGACATGCTTTTAGCTGGTAGAAGTGCGATTAATGAGAGTAACGATCTTCCACAG ATTGTTGAACTTGCTGATATTGCACGATGTATTGCAAATACTCCTCTGGATGAAGAAAGTGCTTTATCCCAATTGGTTACTTGCATAGAAGATCTGCAAGAAATTGTCAATCGTAGGAAGCATGAAGCCCTCACAGTGCAAACATTTGGCACTCGCATAGAAAAACTCCACCG GGAGAAATACCTGCAGCTTTGTGACTCTGTTGATATGGACAAGGTTGACTCGTCAAGTACCATAATGGACGAAGAAGATGATGTTGTTCGTAGCTTACGAGcaagtcctgttcatccagtcaaGGATCGTACTTCAATCGATGACTTTGAAATCATAAAACCTATCAGCCGCGGAGCATTTGGACGTGTTTTCTTGGCCAAGAAAAGAACTACAGGAGACCTCTTTGCTATAAAG GTACTTAGGAAGGCAGACATGATTCGAAAAAATGCCGTCGAAAGTATATTGGCTGAACGTGATATATTGATCACGGTCAGGAATCCTTTTGTG GTTCGTTTCTTCTATTCGTTTACCTCCCGGGAAAATTTGTATCTGGTCATGGAGTACTTAAATGGAGGCGACCTGTATTCTTTACTGAGAAATTTAGGGTGCTTGGATGAAGATGTTGCTCGTGTATATCTTGCAGAAGTT GTGCTAGCTTTGGAATATTTGCACTCCATGCAGATTGTTCATAGAGATTTAAAACCTGACAACCTATTGATTGCTCATGATGGGCATGTAAAG TTGACAGATTTTGGGTTGTCCAAGGTTGGTCTGATCAATAGCACAGATGATCTATCTGGCCCTGCTGTTAGTGGGGCTTCATTGTATGGAGATGATGAACCTCAGATGAATGAATTAGAGGAAATGGATCACCGAGCACGGCGACAAAAGCGTTCTGCTGTTGGAACCCCTGATTATTTAGCACCAGAAATCCTTTTGGGGACAGGGCATG GTACTAGTGCAGATTGGTGGTCTGTAGGTGTAATTCTTTTTGAGTTACTTGTTGGAATACCTCCATTTAATGCAGAGCATCCTCAG ACAATTTTTGACAATATTCTTAATCGCAAAATACCTTGGCCACATGTCCCAGAAGAGATGAGTTTTGAAGCGAAAGATCTAATtgacaa ATTTTTGACAGAAGACCCTCATCAACGTCTAGGATCAGATGGTGCCTCTGAG GTCAAACAACATCCATTCTTTAAGGACGTTAGCTGGGATACCATTGCTAGACAGAAG GCTGCCTTCGTTCCTTCCTCAGATAGTGCATGTGATACCAGCTACTTCACCAGCCGTTACTCTTGGAATCCATCAGATGAAAACATATACGAAGCCTATGAATTTGAGGATTCCAGTGAGAATGGAAGCCTTAGTGGCAGCAGTAGTTGTGTGAGCAATCACCAAGATGACATG GGGGATGAGCATGGAGGTGGCCCCACTGACTTTGAATCCGGCCCAAATGTCAATTACTCTTTCAGCAACTTCTCGTTTAAG AATCTTTCACAACTTGCATCCATCAACTATGATCTGCTAACGAAAGGATTGAAGGACGAGCCTCCAATGAAACCTGAAACGTAG
- the LOC123095863 gene encoding DNA-directed RNA polymerase I subunit RPA12, which translates to MAFWQARDFLFCGVCGTLLDFNSHRYASCPLCGFKRKAKDIEGKETRYAVTAEDIRRELKIKAFVVLESAPNLDIVVQRSLTERACPECNHPELEFYTKQLRSADEGQTIFYECPECGHAFNENT; encoded by the exons ATGGCTTTCTGGCAGGCGCGCGACTTCCTGTTCTGCGGCGTGTGCGGCACCCTCCTCGACTTCAACTCCCACCGCTACGCCTCCTGCCCCCTCTGCGGCTTCAAGCGCAAGGCCAAAG ATATCGAAGGGAAAGAAACTCGGTACGCGGTCACCGCAGAG GATATTAGAAGAGAGCTAAAGATAAAAGCGTTTGTGGTTCTTGAATCGGCGCCAAATTTGGACATAGTTGTGCAAAGATCCCTG ACAGAGCGAGCCTGTCCGGAATGCAACCATCCTGAACTCGAATTTTACACGAAGCAG CTTCGGTCAGCGGATGAGGGGCAGACTATCTTCTACGAGTGCCCGGAGTGCGGCCACGCATTCAATGAGAACACGTAA